In Rutidosis leptorrhynchoides isolate AG116_Rl617_1_P2 chromosome 2, CSIRO_AGI_Rlap_v1, whole genome shotgun sequence, one genomic interval encodes:
- the LOC139889723 gene encoding uncharacterized protein has translation MQSTSRAEAERLLGIAEKLLHSKDLNGCRDFALLAQETEPLLDGSDQILAVVDVLIASDKRINNKLNWYAIFQIDPNTHRNDDDLIKRQYRRLALLLHPDKNKFPFADTAFKLISDAWAVLSDSNRKSAYDNANFAFTKVDLVREKIPVRRNISDTVAMNQNRTIWTTCPFCYNLYEYPCKFEGCCLRCMKCKRAYEAVAIPEESLPPFITGKEAYYCCWGYFPMGFAMEDSDKAKTLSIPNWMPPMFPTDVKAWPSVDSLPDGSSVSLAKPGDMGFGYAPPQPVTKPKKPVVQPSVQPNVQQKQTTTNISFATPTAGATVPKKRGRPRKNPF, from the coding sequence ATGCAATCAACAAGCAGAGCTGAAGCCGAACGATTACTCGGAATCGCCGAAAAGCTTTTACATTCCAAAGATCTCAACGGCTGTCGTGATTTCGCACTTTTAGCTCAAGAAACCGAACCTTTACTCGACGGTTCAGATCAGATCTTAGCCGTTGTTGATGTCCTCATCGCATCTGATAAACGAATCAACAACAAACTTAACTGGTATGCTATTTTTCAAATCGATCCTAATACTCACCGTAACGATGATGATTTAATTAAACGACAATATCGTCGTTTAGCTTTATTATTACATCCTGATAAGAACAAGTTTCCGTTCGCCGACACCGCGTTTAAATTAATCTCCGACGCCTGGGCAGTTTTATCCGATAGTAATCGGAAATCGGCTTACGATAATGCTAATTTTGCGTTTACGAAAGTCGATTTGGTTAGAGAAAAGATACCTGTTAGGCGGAATATATCTGATACAGTTGCAATGAATCAGAACAGGACGATATGGACTACGTGTCCGTTCTGTTATAATTTGTATGAGTATCCTTGTAAATTTGAAGGATGTTGTTTGAGATGTATGAAATGTAAGCGTGCGTATGAGGCGGTTGCGATACCTGAAGAATCGTTACCACCTTTTATTACTGGGAAAGAagcttattattgttgttgggggtATTTTCCGATGGGTTTTGCAATGGAGGATTCGGATAAGGCGAAAACGTTAAGTATACCAAACTGGATGCCACCTATGTTTCCGACGGATGTGAAAGCGTGGCCTTCGGTTGATTCGTTGCCGGATGGTAGTAGTGTGTCGTTGGCGAAACCTGGTGACATGGGATTTGGTTACGCACCACCACAACCGGTTACGAAGCCGAAAAAACCGGTTGTGCAACCGAGTGTGCAACCTAATGTGCAGCAAAAGCAGACTACGACTAATATATCATTTGCTACTCCGACAGCTGGAGCTACAGTTCCTAAAAAAAGAGGTAGGCCGAGGAAGAATCCCTTTTAG